The DNA segment GTTCTCTCCGAGGATTACGAGTTCCGCGAGAGTACGCTTCGGTACGACGCGGCCACCGACGAGTTTTACCTCAACATCTCGACTCGGCGGACAAACGGCAACGACGCAGGGGTTTCGGAAGATACCGGGCACCCCGACCAAACGGTCCTCGGTATCGACCTCGGCGTCAACTCGTTGGCTGTCTCCTCAACCGGCACGTTTTGGCAGGGAGACGACTACAACCATTGGTGTCGTGAGTTCGAGAAGCGTCGGGGTGAGTTGCAACAGCGCGGCACGCAAGCCGCGCACAACGCTGTGCTTCGACTCGGGAAGCGCGAAGAAGCATGGCGAAAACAGTACATCCACACCGTCGCTAACGAACTTGTGGGGGAAGCCGTCGAACACGACTCTGATGTTATCGCGTTCGAGGACTTGACCGATATTCGAGAGCGGCTTCCGCACGCGAAGTGGCATCACGTCTGGGCGTTTCGACGCCTGTTCGAGTACGTCGGGTACAAAGCGCCCGAGCAGGGCGTCTCCGTGGAGCAAGTCGAGCCCAACCATACGTCCCAACGCTGTTCGCGGACGGACTGTGGGTTCACGCATGAGGACAACCGCCACGGAGAACACTTTGAGTGCCAGAAGTGCGGCTACGAGGTGAACGCGGATTACAACGCCGCGAAGAACATCGGGCTACGCTATGCTCGGAAGCGGACACACAGACTCCGTTCCTCGCCCACGTCGAGGAGCGGAGACGCACAAGTAGACGTGCGTATAACTGGTGGGACGCTGAACGGCGAGAGTCACCAGCCTATTGCTGGCGACTAATCGCCGGGAGTCCACATC comes from the Natronolimnobius sp. AArcel1 genome and includes:
- a CDS encoding RNA-guided endonuclease TnpB family protein, translating into VLSEDYEFRESTLRYDAATDEFYLNISTRRTNGNDAGVSEDTGHPDQTVLGIDLGVNSLAVSSTGTFWQGDDYNHWCREFEKRRGELQQRGTQAAHNAVLRLGKREEAWRKQYIHTVANELVGEAVEHDSDVIAFEDLTDIRERLPHAKWHHVWAFRRLFEYVGYKAPEQGVSVEQVEPNHTSQRCSRTDCGFTHEDNRHGEHFECQKCGYEVNADYNAAKNIGLRYARKRTHRLRSSPTSRSGDAQVDVRITGGTLNGESHQPIAGD